The Streptococcus oralis Uo5 genome includes a window with the following:
- a CDS encoding TetR/AcrR family transcriptional regulator produces MKESNKRLKTKRIIENAMVQLLMDQPFDQISTVKLAEKAGISRSSFYTHYKDKYDMIELYQSKLFHTFEYIFQKHAHHKRDAILEVFEYLESEPLLAALLSENGTKEIQNFLRNKLHIMLNTDLQKRFMKLQLNSIELEYSSIYLTNALFGVCQTWIAHGKKESPQEMTDFIMKMLGDIN; encoded by the coding sequence ATGAAAGAAAGTAACAAACGCTTAAAAACAAAACGTATTATCGAAAATGCCATGGTTCAATTATTGATGGACCAGCCCTTTGATCAAATTTCTACTGTCAAGTTAGCAGAAAAAGCCGGAATTAGTCGTTCCAGCTTTTACACTCACTACAAGGATAAGTATGATATGATTGAACTCTACCAAAGTAAGCTATTTCATACCTTTGAGTATATTTTCCAAAAACATGCTCATCACAAAAGAGATGCTATTTTAGAAGTATTTGAATATTTAGAGTCTGAGCCACTCTTGGCTGCACTCTTGTCTGAAAATGGAACAAAAGAAATCCAAAATTTCTTGAGAAATAAGCTTCACATTATGCTTAACACCGACCTTCAGAAACGCTTTATGAAACTACAACTCAATTCAATTGAATTAGAATACAGTAGCATTTATCTAACAAATGCCCTTTTTGGTGTTTGCCAGACTTGGATTGCTCACGGAAAAAAAGAAAGTCCGCAAGAAATGACAGACTTCATTATGAAAATGTTAGGTGATATAAACTAA